A single genomic interval of Chryseobacterium paludis harbors:
- a CDS encoding TolC family protein, giving the protein MKNNLLIFTLGFFILPAFGWAQSAPDFKELLDSAMVRDSDLKMQVTQNKLTDLDEHKLKDIFLPTLELSGQVGYVNATARLTSPEINLQPFIQIPEGRYNNNLNISGFSGIAKADAKMLVYSGGKVKYLKKAIEEKKVSENILLEKTRDEVVASISKAYDQLALIHQSKNVLDESKKRLDINRKTADKALGYGLITPYDHKKIELAQATLDAKIVEYEGKKELLLTQLYILTGINKERLRLIDPVLSPVDMLTHEKGIEQRAEIRALEHGIVAADYKIKAERTWMIPKVQLMASAYYIGLYGSRIKTSENVIPAIPAIGYEGAKLDWRPTNINILPLFTAGVGFKWEIFDGREGKHAEETAKIGKEVLQNQKEDALKKLTLNLANNQTNYDIATAQIALKSKEKELAKNALVQAEKEFRYGMSKSSQLIEAESDLEVVELEYQNAIFNQRRAGIELMRSTQELDITKLY; this is encoded by the coding sequence ATGAAAAACAATTTATTGATTTTTACCCTTGGTTTTTTTATACTTCCAGCTTTTGGTTGGGCACAGTCTGCGCCGGACTTTAAAGAACTTTTAGACAGTGCAATGGTTCGGGATTCCGATCTTAAGATGCAGGTTACCCAAAACAAACTTACCGATCTTGATGAGCATAAATTGAAAGATATCTTTCTTCCGACTTTGGAATTAAGCGGACAGGTAGGTTACGTGAATGCAACGGCACGTCTAACATCTCCAGAAATTAATCTTCAGCCATTTATACAGATTCCGGAAGGAAGGTATAATAACAATCTGAATATTTCAGGTTTCTCAGGTATCGCAAAAGCTGATGCTAAAATGCTTGTTTATTCAGGAGGTAAAGTAAAATATCTTAAAAAGGCAATTGAAGAAAAGAAAGTATCAGAAAATATTCTTCTTGAGAAAACGAGAGATGAGGTGGTGGCAAGTATTTCTAAGGCATATGATCAGCTGGCTTTAATTCATCAGTCTAAAAATGTTTTGGATGAAAGTAAAAAGAGACTTGATATCAATCGGAAAACAGCAGATAAAGCATTAGGATATGGCTTAATTACCCCTTATGATCATAAGAAGATAGAGCTTGCTCAGGCAACATTAGATGCTAAGATCGTAGAGTATGAAGGGAAAAAAGAGTTGTTGCTGACCCAACTTTATATATTAACGGGAATCAATAAAGAGCGTCTTCGTTTGATAGATCCTGTTTTATCACCGGTTGATATGCTTACCCATGAAAAAGGAATTGAGCAGAGAGCAGAGATCCGTGCCCTGGAGCATGGAATTGTAGCTGCTGACTACAAGATCAAAGCAGAAAGAACATGGATGATTCCAAAGGTTCAGTTGATGGCGTCAGCTTATTATATCGGCTTATATGGAAGCCGGATTAAAACTTCTGAAAATGTAATTCCCGCAATTCCTGCTATTGGTTATGAAGGCGCAAAATTGGACTGGAGACCTACCAATATCAATATATTGCCATTGTTTACCGCAGGGGTAGGGTTTAAATGGGAGATATTTGACGGTAGAGAAGGGAAGCATGCTGAGGAAACAGCCAAAATTGGAAAAGAAGTTTTACAAAATCAGAAAGAAGATGCTTTAAAGAAGCTGACCTTGAATTTAGCAAATAATCAAACCAATTATGATATTGCAACAGCACAGATCGCATTGAAAAGCAAAGAAAAAGAATTAGCAAAAAACGCTTTGGTACAGGCTGAAAAAGAATTCAGATATGGAATGAGCAAGTCATCACAGCTGATAGAAGCTGAAAGTGATCTTGAAGTGGTAGAACTGGAATATCAGAATGCTATTTTTAACCAGCGAAGGGCAGGAATAGAATTGATGCGTTCTACCCAGGAATTGGATATTACCAAGCTTTATTAA
- a CDS encoding UbiA prenyltransferase family protein — protein sequence MNFLKVLKKYGIDSQIYVSLMGTLFAVFFMREQNTFRFPSFFLIFITYFSGYLYTKYQYTKYFFKILILNGIAGVICAFLIIHNHNEIRLLKWFIIVVLGLLYNSIFLEVYIRKIPLLKVFYVGLVWALINCWLTLQEFSLPIFLISFFFITALVLPFDIRDMQSDTVQTFPKLIGIQNTKYIAYLLVFISTIISSFYLDYPYSFSFFLTSIATYILIYFSENKRDDAYFSFGVETCSALPFLFLGIMKYF from the coding sequence ATGAATTTCTTAAAAGTACTGAAAAAATATGGCATAGACAGTCAAATTTATGTCTCCTTAATGGGAACTCTTTTCGCAGTATTTTTCATGAGAGAGCAAAACACATTCCGTTTCCCTTCCTTTTTTTTAATTTTCATCACCTATTTCAGTGGTTATCTTTATACGAAGTATCAATACACTAAATATTTCTTTAAAATATTAATATTAAATGGTATAGCAGGAGTAATTTGTGCCTTTCTGATCATTCATAATCATAACGAAATAAGATTACTTAAATGGTTTATTATTGTTGTTTTAGGATTATTATATAACAGCATTTTCCTGGAGGTTTATATTAGAAAAATTCCTTTGTTAAAGGTTTTTTATGTAGGATTGGTATGGGCTCTTATTAACTGTTGGCTTACTTTACAAGAGTTCAGCCTACCCATTTTTCTAATCAGCTTCTTTTTTATCACAGCTTTAGTACTTCCTTTTGATATCAGGGATATGCAAAGTGATACAGTACAAACCTTTCCAAAATTAATTGGTATTCAGAATACAAAATACATCGCCTATCTACTGGTATTTATAAGTACCATCATTTCCAGTTTCTATCTGGATTATCCTTATTCGTTTTCTTTTTTTTTAACAAGTATTGCCACCTATATTCTTATCTATTTTTCTGAAAACAAGAGAGATGACGCTTATTTTTCTTTTGGGGTGGAAACTTGCTCTGCACTTCCTTTTTTATTTTTAGGAATAATGAAGTATTTTTGA
- a CDS encoding ecotin family protein, which produces MKFSKVVITGLVMMVGVNTFAQKKAEKFEKLEIEMFPKAKDGYKQVYIQLPVAKNEQDLKVEYFVGTEKMLDCNNYFLMGSVKSQDLQGWGYNYYEVESNGEAAGTLMGCMNKKATKKFIYIQPEIVRYNSKLPLVFYVPKDLEVRYRILRPDAAMKKAVQK; this is translated from the coding sequence ATGAAATTTTCAAAAGTAGTAATTACTGGATTGGTAATGATGGTAGGAGTAAATACTTTCGCACAGAAGAAAGCAGAAAAATTTGAAAAATTAGAGATCGAAATGTTCCCTAAAGCAAAAGACGGATATAAGCAGGTTTATATTCAGCTTCCTGTTGCAAAAAATGAGCAGGATTTAAAGGTTGAATATTTTGTGGGGACTGAAAAGATGTTGGATTGTAATAACTATTTCTTAATGGGCAGTGTGAAATCTCAGGATCTGCAGGGATGGGGTTACAATTATTATGAAGTAGAATCCAATGGTGAGGCAGCAGGAACTTTAATGGGTTGTATGAATAAAAAAGCGACTAAGAAGTTTATTTATATCCAACCAGAAATTGTAAGATATAACAGTAAATTACCTTTGGTATTTTATGTGCCTAAAGATCTCGAAGTACGTTACAGAATTTTACGTCCGGATGCTGCAATGAAGAAAGCGGTTCAGAAGTAA
- a CDS encoding HlyD family secretion protein, whose product MQKNISILFSFLVLLGSCTQKKENLNDSEGKTKKDVVSFAPKVTGRILKIYVTEGQTVKKGDTLALLDVPEVSAKIAQAQGAVNAATAQEQMAKNGATADQLRQLEAKYKGLKEQYDFAQKSFKRASNMYRDSLMSPQAYDEVYAKVQGAKAQYDAVVAELDDVKRGTRFEKVDMAAGQASQAKGALQEANVAYSERYVIATNDMEIETISLNAGELATAGFALFNGYIPESTYFRFTIPESEISKYKKGQTVGMQVVYNKENVEGTILYIKQLTRYADITTAYPDYQLQDAIYEIKVKPKDMNKAKNILVNANVILK is encoded by the coding sequence ATGCAAAAAAATATCTCTATACTATTTAGTTTTCTGGTTTTATTGGGAAGTTGTACTCAAAAAAAAGAAAATCTTAATGATTCTGAAGGGAAGACCAAAAAGGATGTCGTCTCATTTGCTCCAAAGGTAACCGGAAGAATTCTAAAAATATATGTAACGGAAGGTCAGACGGTAAAAAAAGGTGATACCCTTGCTTTATTAGATGTTCCGGAAGTTTCAGCAAAAATTGCCCAGGCACAAGGTGCTGTAAATGCAGCTACAGCTCAAGAGCAAATGGCTAAAAATGGAGCTACGGCTGATCAGTTGAGACAGTTGGAAGCAAAATATAAAGGATTAAAAGAGCAATATGATTTTGCTCAAAAATCCTTCAAAAGGGCTTCCAATATGTATAGGGACAGCTTAATGTCACCACAAGCGTATGATGAGGTCTATGCTAAAGTTCAGGGAGCAAAGGCACAATATGATGCTGTAGTCGCTGAATTGGATGATGTAAAAAGAGGAACGCGTTTCGAAAAAGTAGATATGGCAGCAGGACAGGCTTCACAGGCAAAAGGAGCTTTACAGGAAGCTAATGTAGCATATTCTGAACGGTATGTTATTGCCACAAATGATATGGAAATAGAAACCATCAGTCTGAATGCCGGAGAACTAGCTACAGCAGGTTTTGCATTGTTTAACGGTTATATTCCGGAGAGTACTTATTTCAGATTTACTATTCCTGAAAGTGAAATATCAAAATACAAAAAAGGACAGACTGTAGGAATGCAGGTCGTTTACAATAAAGAAAATGTAGAAGGAACAATTTTGTATATCAAACAGCTGACGAGGTATGCGGATATTACCACTGCCTATCCGGACTATCAACTGCAGGATGCGATTTATGAAATTAAAGTAAAGCCAAAGGATATGAATAAAGCTAAAAATATCCTGGTTAATGCTAATGTTATCCTGAAATAG
- a CDS encoding alpha-2-macroglobulin family protein — MKRFSKVFMLLLLMLNCSAVFAQKYYDDQWKKIADNSQKGAYKSNLPIVLDIQKQAMKENNTLQLISSLKAEFSIVNQTTDDDQNNSASKFFSKLQETQKQLKGNEKMVYDVLLSGFFLDYYSQHSWEINGRTNVNSQDISQIETWSKLDFKNYLSKNFKDLDQQKQEMKKITLEKYKAAFSNTNDILYFPTLWDWYSLRKITFLSDNGLFTKNEISENRVQINTIYDELIAQNTGNAKLYFMHQKLSENCNSNQCKDKLTQLQNLLKSGPEGDYKVLIMEDIMNEYLAKKQSKEALAIADQAKSQYPKSLFLENIKNKENQITNPNLNIKYEQQTQANLPIHLVTEYKNVSEFSLNIYEVKDNFTSLMKYINSSYGNTFGELKKNLVRKETYQLSDPKDYQLHKTSLEIQPLPSGVYVAEYSVAGSDSKDLDVNQNFYFLVSNNKVIYQNKTDRNQLSNELKLVNSENGKPVTNENLTFYEFVANKTLNKIEGKTSDKGVFKFPSTTDKDYYRTFLIQQPKTKDYQIMQVYGNDGYSDDYNPNKQNRTKAQIFTDRAIYRPGQTVYFKVINTRIDKEIEAIASGLKQKITLQDTNGQEVSVQNFRTNEFGSYHGSFILPKGKLNGAFYLITDGDTQGYKDIRVEEYKRPKFEVTFDPVKEEYKYGQTIELKGKAAMFSGVALSNTTVSYEIKKHNIRWRYFWWYPQGDDNENSILGEAKTNEKGEFVIRLDLKKDEKLEGIQIDNYEINASATDINGETQTANTQLKVASVSHYIKAEEIKNTFADENVKVKVETKNYNEQNLKKSYQVKLSKLETPDRIFRSNFEKEVQNLPKFSKDEFIKKFPHDLYDKNDEVKNWKVGKVIFNKIQEPSADNTQLISNLDLGKLETGDYQLELYNMEGKDTIKSVQNFSVWDKGSLKPNQKTFLKVLEPKAEVARGEKAKIYVYSAVPDALVNVFVQNGSGNTVSESYKLKNGILEYSVDVPKDKSVATLNIQFQVVAFNDIQTESVNLKIKNSEQPLKIETVTFRDKLEPNSKEKWTVKVSGNEKEKINAEVLANMYDMSLDQFAVNSFNWQNIYTPYSIITSYDIRQNLQQKYYQKRLKYFNGKYVEVPAFDWFDNSLYYGGALQELEGKVAGVTVRQAVTEAAYSVALPAPTTRMKANNARKSVGFDAAKQADGDGVIDKDDSIGAESLEKVPVRQNLNETAFFYPDLKTDAEGNVNFEFTSPEALTKWKLMFLAHTKDARAATLEKEVVTQKEFSVTPNYPRFLREGDELNLQSKLSNLTAKKLSGSANLQILDAFTNEDISSKFGLNSSTQNFDLNESGNSVVTWKVKVPNNVSSIILKVVAKAGAYSDGEQQAIAILPNRMLVTDAVPVFVKEGETKTFVLDNLKNATSTSIANVSNTLELTTNPIWEIMFALPSLKNDQNSSADVIFNKWFADVLASEIFKANPKMKTIFEEYQSKGLLNSNLEKNQELKQLLLEETPWVLESKNEQEQMQKLALLFDANTMKNSINQDWDDFKKLQNPDGGFSWYAGYPSSYSVSLYILKNLGKINVWLKDNVKDYQSSTQNEMVAQLVQYVDNEINKYADTKENVWNNWTIDYLDTRNYWEKQYPLKGKGATLKTLVKQKAKTAKITDFTFFGLHRAALLLSDYGMKDTSDKLMTYLKETSTDTKTQGVYWKQNLNDWGWFSSKVVNHAGALEAFNKLKPNDQKFIEDMKIWLVTQKEVNSWGSSRGTSEVIFTILNSGKSWTGAESDKATIVWGGKELAPQTQATGYVKSTVKTDIVDKNLGTVTITKPGPGIVQGGLFWQYYEDLDKIKSSENYISITKELYKKVKTVNGEELQKISAETPLKVGDKVTVRMILNTDRAMEFIHIKDMRAAGFEPVDVLSGYQWKNSLGYYQATKDASTNFYIQYMPKGKYVFEYDFVANASGKFSNGITTMQNYYAPQMNAHTKGSNIQILE; from the coding sequence ATGAAAAGATTTTCCAAGGTTTTTATGCTTTTGCTTTTAATGCTGAATTGTTCAGCTGTTTTTGCACAGAAATACTACGATGATCAGTGGAAAAAAATTGCCGACAACAGCCAGAAAGGAGCTTATAAATCAAATCTTCCCATTGTTTTAGACATACAAAAACAAGCTATGAAAGAAAATAATACGCTGCAGTTGATCAGTTCCCTCAAAGCAGAGTTCAGTATTGTAAATCAGACAACAGACGATGATCAGAATAATTCTGCTTCAAAATTCTTTAGTAAACTACAGGAAACCCAAAAGCAACTGAAAGGCAATGAGAAAATGGTCTATGATGTACTTCTGAGTGGTTTCTTTTTAGATTATTATAGCCAGCATTCCTGGGAGATCAATGGCAGAACGAATGTGAATTCACAAGATATTTCACAAATAGAGACATGGAGCAAGCTTGACTTTAAAAATTATCTCAGTAAAAACTTCAAAGATCTCGACCAGCAGAAGCAGGAAATGAAGAAGATAACACTGGAGAAATATAAGGCTGCTTTTTCCAATACTAATGATATCCTCTATTTTCCGACTTTATGGGATTGGTATTCTTTAAGAAAAATCACTTTCTTATCTGATAATGGCCTTTTCACAAAAAATGAAATTAGTGAAAACAGAGTTCAGATTAATACTATTTATGATGAATTAATTGCGCAGAATACAGGAAATGCAAAGCTTTATTTTATGCATCAGAAACTTTCTGAAAACTGTAATTCAAATCAATGTAAAGATAAATTAACCCAACTTCAGAATCTTTTAAAATCAGGTCCGGAAGGAGATTATAAAGTTTTGATTATGGAGGATATTATGAATGAATATCTTGCGAAAAAACAATCAAAAGAAGCATTAGCTATTGCTGATCAGGCCAAAAGCCAATATCCCAAATCTTTATTTCTGGAAAACATAAAAAACAAAGAAAATCAGATTACCAATCCGAATCTTAATATTAAATATGAACAACAGACTCAGGCTAATCTTCCGATTCATTTAGTCACGGAATATAAAAATGTTTCTGAGTTTTCATTGAATATCTATGAGGTAAAAGATAATTTCACTTCATTAATGAAATACATTAATAGCTCCTATGGAAATACATTTGGAGAATTGAAAAAAAATCTTGTAAGAAAAGAAACCTATCAGCTTTCTGATCCCAAGGATTATCAGCTTCATAAAACTTCTTTAGAAATCCAGCCACTTCCTTCCGGTGTTTATGTTGCAGAATATTCTGTTGCAGGCTCCGATTCTAAAGATCTTGATGTCAATCAGAATTTTTACTTCTTAGTTTCTAATAATAAAGTGATCTATCAAAATAAAACAGATAGAAACCAACTTTCAAACGAACTAAAACTGGTAAACAGTGAAAATGGCAAACCGGTTACTAACGAAAATCTTACTTTCTATGAGTTTGTAGCCAATAAAACTTTAAATAAAATAGAAGGAAAAACCAGTGATAAAGGTGTTTTCAAATTTCCTTCAACAACGGATAAAGACTATTACAGAACATTTTTAATTCAGCAGCCAAAGACGAAAGATTATCAGATCATGCAGGTGTATGGTAATGACGGCTACTCTGATGACTATAATCCTAATAAACAAAACCGTACTAAGGCTCAGATCTTTACTGACAGAGCGATTTACAGACCGGGACAGACGGTATATTTTAAAGTAATCAATACCAGAATTGATAAAGAAATAGAGGCAATAGCATCTGGATTAAAACAAAAAATAACATTACAGGATACCAATGGCCAGGAAGTTTCCGTACAGAATTTCAGGACCAATGAATTTGGATCTTATCATGGAAGTTTTATTTTACCAAAAGGAAAACTGAATGGTGCATTCTATCTGATTACTGATGGTGATACCCAGGGATATAAAGATATCCGAGTGGAGGAGTATAAGAGACCAAAATTCGAAGTTACTTTTGATCCTGTAAAAGAAGAATATAAATATGGTCAGACCATAGAGTTAAAAGGAAAAGCAGCGATGTTTTCAGGTGTTGCGCTAAGTAACACAACGGTAAGTTACGAAATCAAAAAACATAATATCCGTTGGAGATATTTTTGGTGGTATCCACAAGGTGATGATAATGAAAACTCTATTCTGGGCGAGGCAAAAACTAATGAAAAAGGAGAATTTGTTATTCGTTTAGATCTTAAAAAAGATGAAAAGCTGGAAGGTATACAGATCGATAACTACGAGATCAATGCTTCTGCAACGGATATTAATGGAGAGACACAGACAGCCAATACACAATTAAAAGTAGCTTCAGTTTCTCATTATATTAAAGCAGAAGAGATCAAGAATACTTTTGCTGATGAGAATGTAAAAGTAAAAGTAGAAACAAAAAATTACAACGAACAGAACCTTAAAAAATCATATCAGGTTAAATTATCCAAATTAGAAACACCTGACAGGATTTTCAGAAGTAATTTCGAAAAGGAAGTTCAGAACTTACCTAAATTCAGTAAAGATGAATTCATCAAAAAATTCCCACATGATCTATATGATAAGAATGATGAAGTAAAGAACTGGAAAGTTGGAAAAGTTATTTTCAATAAAATTCAGGAACCTTCTGCTGATAATACGCAATTAATATCCAATCTTGATTTAGGAAAACTGGAAACGGGAGACTATCAATTGGAACTGTATAATATGGAAGGAAAGGACACGATAAAATCTGTACAGAATTTCAGTGTTTGGGATAAAGGTTCTTTAAAACCCAATCAGAAAACATTCCTGAAGGTTCTGGAGCCTAAAGCTGAAGTAGCAAGAGGTGAAAAAGCAAAAATCTATGTGTATTCAGCAGTTCCTGATGCTTTGGTGAATGTGTTTGTTCAAAACGGATCTGGAAATACAGTTTCTGAAAGTTATAAACTAAAGAACGGAATTTTAGAATATTCAGTAGATGTTCCTAAGGATAAAAGTGTAGCCACATTAAATATCCAGTTTCAGGTTGTGGCATTTAATGATATACAGACTGAATCTGTTAATTTAAAAATAAAAAATTCTGAACAGCCGTTGAAGATTGAAACGGTTACGTTTAGAGATAAACTGGAGCCCAACTCTAAGGAAAAATGGACCGTAAAAGTTTCAGGAAACGAGAAAGAGAAGATCAATGCTGAGGTATTGGCGAATATGTATGATATGTCTTTGGATCAGTTTGCTGTTAATAGCTTTAACTGGCAGAATATTTATACACCATATAGCATTATCACTTCTTATGATATCAGACAGAATCTTCAGCAAAAATATTATCAAAAAAGATTGAAATATTTTAATGGTAAGTATGTTGAGGTACCGGCTTTTGATTGGTTTGATAACTCACTTTATTATGGAGGGGCACTTCAGGAGCTAGAAGGAAAGGTAGCTGGTGTAACAGTGCGCCAAGCAGTAACAGAAGCAGCTTATTCTGTCGCTTTACCAGCACCAACTACAAGAATGAAGGCTAATAATGCTCGTAAAAGTGTAGGTTTTGATGCTGCTAAACAAGCAGACGGTGATGGTGTAATTGACAAAGATGATTCAATAGGAGCAGAATCTTTAGAAAAAGTTCCGGTTCGTCAAAACCTTAATGAAACAGCATTTTTCTATCCTGACCTGAAAACGGATGCAGAAGGAAATGTAAACTTTGAATTTACCTCTCCGGAAGCTTTAACAAAATGGAAGCTGATGTTCCTGGCGCATACAAAAGATGCCAGAGCTGCAACCTTAGAGAAAGAAGTGGTAACACAGAAAGAATTCTCGGTAACACCTAACTATCCAAGATTCCTAAGAGAAGGGGATGAGTTGAATCTTCAATCGAAATTGTCTAATTTAACCGCTAAGAAATTAAGTGGCTCTGCAAATTTACAAATCCTGGATGCCTTTACCAATGAAGATATCTCTTCAAAATTCGGATTGAATTCAAGCACTCAGAATTTTGATTTAAATGAAAGTGGAAATTCAGTAGTAACATGGAAAGTAAAAGTCCCGAATAATGTTTCATCCATCATTTTAAAAGTAGTAGCAAAAGCGGGTGCTTATTCTGATGGAGAACAGCAAGCGATTGCTATTTTACCAAATAGAATGCTGGTAACAGATGCCGTTCCTGTTTTTGTAAAAGAGGGTGAAACGAAGACTTTTGTTTTGGATAACCTTAAAAACGCAACATCAACAAGTATTGCCAATGTTTCAAATACTTTGGAATTGACGACGAATCCTATCTGGGAAATTATGTTTGCTCTTCCAAGTTTGAAAAATGATCAGAACAGTTCAGCTGATGTGATCTTCAATAAATGGTTTGCAGATGTATTGGCTTCTGAGATCTTTAAGGCAAATCCAAAAATGAAAACGATCTTTGAAGAGTACCAAAGCAAAGGATTATTGAATTCTAATCTTGAAAAGAATCAGGAATTAAAGCAACTGTTATTGGAAGAAACCCCTTGGGTACTGGAAAGTAAAAACGAACAGGAGCAGATGCAGAAACTGGCATTATTATTTGATGCCAATACGATGAAGAATTCAATCAACCAGGATTGGGATGATTTCAAAAAATTACAAAATCCGGATGGAGGTTTCTCCTGGTACGCAGGTTATCCTAGTTCTTATAGCGTTTCATTGTATATCCTTAAAAACTTAGGAAAGATCAATGTTTGGTTAAAAGATAATGTAAAAGATTACCAAAGCTCAACACAAAATGAAATGGTTGCTCAATTGGTACAGTATGTAGATAATGAAATCAATAAATATGCTGATACGAAAGAAAATGTGTGGAATAACTGGACTATTGATTATTTGGATACCAGAAATTATTGGGAAAAACAATATCCTTTAAAAGGAAAAGGAGCAACATTAAAAACATTGGTAAAACAAAAAGCTAAAACAGCAAAAATTACAGACTTCACATTCTTTGGACTTCACCGTGCCGCGTTGCTGTTAAGCGATTACGGAATGAAAGATACTTCAGATAAGTTGATGACGTATTTGAAAGAAACTTCTACAGATACTAAAACACAGGGAGTATATTGGAAACAAAACCTTAATGATTGGGGTTGGTTCAGTTCAAAAGTAGTGAATCATGCCGGAGCTTTAGAAGCCTTTAATAAATTGAAACCGAACGATCAGAAATTCATTGAAGATATGAAGATCTGGTTGGTGACTCAGAAAGAAGTCAATTCATGGGGTAGTTCCAGAGGAACTTCAGAGGTGATTTTTACCATTCTTAATTCTGGAAAATCATGGACTGGTGCGGAAAGTGATAAAGCAACAATCGTTTGGGGTGGAAAAGAACTTGCACCACAAACACAGGCAACAGGATATGTAAAATCAACGGTGAAAACAGATATTGTAGATAAGAACTTAGGTACAGTTACCATCACAAAACCTGGCCCTGGAATTGTTCAGGGAGGATTGTTCTGGCAGTATTACGAAGATTTAGATAAAATAAAATCATCAGAAAACTATATCTCCATTACCAAAGAGCTTTATAAAAAAGTAAAAACGGTAAATGGTGAAGAATTGCAGAAAATCTCTGCTGAAACTCCATTAAAAGTGGGAGATAAAGTAACAGTAAGAATGATTCTGAATACAGACCGTGCCATGGAATTTATTCATATTAAAGATATGCGTGCTGCAGGATTTGAACCTGTAGATGTATTGTCAGGATACCAATGGAAAAATAGTTTGGGTTATTATCAGGCTACCAAGGATGCTTCTACTAATTTCTATATTCAATATATGCCAAAAGGAAAATATGTATTTGAATATGATTTTGTAGCCAATGCATCTGGAAAGTTCTCCAATGGAATTACAACCATGCAGAATTATTATGCTCCGCAGATGAATGCCCATACGAAAGGTAGCAATATTCAGATTTTGGAATGA
- a CDS encoding ABC transporter permease, whose product MKEFFRLLKREFKMFIKNSTLRTVFFLAPLFYATLLGFVYKSGKVEHTPVIVIDRDNTPLSNQLVEMLQDNKGIRVLKYIQEPLSIKDEVIRYEAAAVVIIPSKFEAGMLQKKYPEVNVYINTGNVLTANFATKALQLTIGTFSAGASMKALQKAGMPATRAATQFEPFKTNYITLFNTTSNYLIFMWPAMLAVVLQQVILLAMAVSFAAEFQGGSFVKEYYGMRKWAFPTMLIKVIPVWIFSILIVGMYYFMHMIFKVPMPQGIFNFIVLTAVFVGSASFLGVFISILIPDALKATQILMVIASPAFIISGFTWPLNAMPAFVQFIANIIPLTPFLQAFKILLIQKGSVELTFPYLRHLGILLVIYAFIGWIALKIKLWLIFRYVKPENPKEEDPFDEIG is encoded by the coding sequence ATGAAAGAATTTTTCCGTCTTTTAAAGCGTGAGTTTAAAATGTTTATTAAAAACTCAACCCTGAGAACCGTATTCTTTCTGGCTCCACTATTCTATGCCACGTTGTTAGGGTTCGTGTATAAAAGCGGAAAGGTAGAACATACACCGGTGATTGTGATTGACAGGGATAATACCCCTTTATCCAATCAGCTGGTGGAAATGCTGCAGGATAATAAAGGCATCAGAGTACTTAAATATATTCAGGAACCGCTAAGTATAAAAGATGAGGTGATCAGATATGAAGCTGCAGCAGTAGTGATCATTCCATCAAAATTCGAAGCCGGAATGCTTCAGAAGAAGTATCCCGAAGTAAATGTCTATATCAATACGGGAAATGTGCTGACGGCTAATTTTGCTACAAAAGCACTTCAGCTTACCATCGGAACTTTCTCAGCAGGAGCTTCTATGAAAGCACTTCAAAAAGCGGGAATGCCTGCAACACGTGCTGCTACCCAATTTGAGCCTTTTAAAACAAATTATATTACGCTCTTTAATACAACCAGTAACTACCTTATTTTCATGTGGCCGGCTATGTTGGCTGTAGTTCTGCAACAGGTAATTCTATTGGCAATGGCTGTAAGTTTTGCTGCAGAATTTCAGGGTGGCTCTTTTGTTAAAGAATATTATGGAATGAGAAAATGGGCATTCCCAACCATGCTGATCAAAGTAATTCCTGTCTGGATCTTTTCCATTCTTATCGTGGGAATGTACTATTTCATGCACATGATCTTCAAAGTCCCCATGCCACAGGGAATTTTTAACTTCATTGTGCTTACAGCTGTTTTTGTTGGATCAGCATCTTTTCTGGGTGTTTTTATCAGCATTTTAATTCCGGATGCCCTGAAAGCAACTCAGATTTTAATGGTTATTGCTTCTCCTGCGTTTATTATCAGTGGGTTTACCTGGCCGTTGAATGCGATGCCTGCATTCGTACAATTCATTGCGAATATTATTCCTTTAACGCCTTTCTTACAGGCTTTCAAAATTTTATTGATACAAAAAGGTTCAGTAGAACTTACTTTTCCATATCTGAGACATTTAGGTATTCTTTTAGTTATTTATGCTTTTATCGGGTGGATCGCTCTTAAGATCAAACTATGGCTGATATTCAGATATGTAAAACCTGAGAATCCGAAGGAAGAAGATCCTTTCGATGAAATAGGATAA